CCATTTGAGCGACCGTTGGTGTGCCCGTTTTTCTTCTGCTTGCGCTGCAGTAGTGCTGCAACTGTAACGCCGGCGGTGCCGCCTCCAACGATGACAATTTGATGATGCGTTGCCATATGTTCCTCCTGTTACTCCTGAAAGTTTGAATGATACTCGATTGAATAAAATGTGCGTCAAACTCGGTTGGTGACGGCTCACTGCAGCACGTTGTGCACTAACAGAACAAAAACAAATAATGTGGCGCAAGTCATTGAAGGACGGCTGACGGTTTTTACAGGACGAAAGGGAAACTTGGCGCAGGAGTAACTGCACTCGCATGATTACGGGCAGCAGAGCACATTGCTTTACTTTTAGAGACCGCATCACCATATGGCTTTATTACTACACGGCAAAATTATCCTCTCAAAGTCTCTACATCAAGCAATTGATTGACTGAAATAAAGATGAGAAAGATGGTTTGGTCGATTTTCTTCGTAAGATATGATTAAAAAAAGCTTAATGGTTGTAAGGGCGCTGTATGTCGTCCCCTTGTGATACGCAAACTGCACAAATAGTGTCAGAAACCTAATTTTTCTGAAAGGAAATCTTCAAAGGAAAAGAAACCGCGCTTGCCTTGTAGCCATTCTGCAGCTTGCAAAGCACCTTCGGCAAACCCACGACGGCTTTTAGCAGTGTGTCTAATTACAAGCTCATCAGCAGGGGAATCAATATGGAGGGTATGTTCACCAAAAACGCTACCGACACGGAGCGATGTAATCAGTAGCTCTTCTTTTTGAAGCGGTGTATCGGGCAAAAGTGCAGTGCGCAACGCTGTTTTTCTTGGCAGTGCAGCTAATACCTGCTCTGCTGCCTTAAGCGCCGTGCCACTGGGCGCATCTTTCTTGCGCGTGTGATGCGCTTCTGAGATAGCAATGTCAAATTCAGGGAAAGGCGCAATCAGTGATGCAGCAACCTTTGCAAGACGCAAGAAGAGATGAACACCAAGTGAAAAGTTCGCAGCATAGAGTAGAGCGCCATCTGCGCCTTCCACTTGAGCTTTTACCTCACTGAGATGATGATACCAGCCTGTTGTGCCAACTACAATAGGTCGATTCGCTGCAAGCAACACAGGCAGATTTTGAAGAAAGGCTTTTGCATTTGTAAAATCAATCAGCGCATCGGCATTGGCAAGCATATCTGGCTGCAAGACATCTTTGGAGCTAAGTGCAGCAAGAATTTGATGTTGAGGAGTTTCAGCAATTATTGCCGCAATCGCTCGGCCCATCTGACCATTGCCAACGAGAATAATCTTCATTGGTATGCAAAACTTATGTTAGAATTTTTATCTTTACAGCCCACCCAAAATAGGTGAGCGGATAGATTTATCCGCATCTAAAATGGAGAGGTCGCATAGTGGTCTAGTGCGCTCGCCTGGAGAGCGAGTAGGGTGTGACAGCCCTCGCGGGTTCGAATCCCGCCCTCTCCGCTCCCCATGAGCTGCCTAAGGTGGCATCCGTTCTAAGTTTCCGAAATCTGGTTGCAAAACAAGGGTGTCAGAAAGCAGTTAGGAAAGACGTAGTGCTAAGCATAACCTTCTCCCCTTTGGAAGAGAAGGCTACTGGGAAACTGGAAAGGTTCATCTCTGACGCAAGGTTTAGCTTAGAAATTTACCTGCACACCGCCGATAAGTCGGAATGGGTGTTGCGGCGCACCTTCGGGAAATTCCACAGCTGCTGAGCCAGCTAGTCCTTCAGGACCAGCACCTAAATTCACCGTGCGATAATTCTGGTTCAAAGCATTGAGCGCACGCACCACAAGCGAGATGCCAGAAATAACCTCATAGCGTGCTGTCACATTGAGCAGCACATAACCTGGGATTGTCTGGCGAAAACGACTGCCTGTCGTTTGAATTTGCCCTGGATTGTTAGGGTCTGGCTCAGGCTTGAAGGCAGAGCCTTGCTGCGGATGAGTGCGTTGCTCACTGGTGACAATAAGGCGCGGTGAAATCGAAAACTTGCCAAGCACCACATCGCCGCCAAGTCGGAACATCACGGGTGAGATACCCCCAATTTGCCGCTTAGTCAGCCGCCCTTGATTCGGGTCAAAGACTTCTACTTCACCTTCAATGAGACTGAGCGCTGCGTAAAGATTGAGGCGTGTGCCTTCCCCAAAATTGCGCACATAGTCAAGTTGCAGCGTGCCACCAAAATTGGTTTGGTTGCCTTGATTGACAATGCTTTCAATGTAACCAACAGGGAAACGGAAGCCCGGCACAGGATAGAAGCCATCTACAGGGCTAGGCGTGGCGGGATTGCCTTCGTAGAGACCATTCGGCACAGCAGCGACTTGGCTGAAGAGACCATTAAGCAAGTTGTAGTAGCCATTGAGCGTTAGGCTAAGGTCACTGGTCAGACCGATGCGGGCACTGCCCTCAAAAGTTTGAATGCGCTGCGGGCCTAGATTGGGATTGGCGAGGCGGAAAAATGCAGAGATGGTTTGCCCGCCTGCATTGAAAAACGTGCCGAATTCATCATATGCGGAAAGTGGAGAAGGCGCAAGAAATGCTTGTCCATACAGGGCTTTAAAAGTCAGTCGTTCACTGGGACGAAATACGATGCCTAAGCGCGGACTGACAATCCAGTTAAAGCGAGAGTCGTTATCGAGCCGTGTGCCTAGCGTGAAGATGAGCGACGGAATTGGTGAGTACTGGATATTCACAAAGCCACCGAAGTTGCGATAGCTCAGGCGGAAAATTCTGGCCGGCACGCCATTTGGAGCTCCGGGCAAACCAATGCTGTTGACAATTACAGGCTGCTCATCAAACTTGCCACTGTAAGGGGATTGCAGGTCGTGTCCTCGTGGAATTGCAAAAAAGTCTTCATATGTCAGGCCGCCTGAAAGTGTCAATTCATTGCTAGCCGTCCAAGAAATTAGCTCTTCGAGCTTGGACATTCTGCCGTGAGAGAACAGGTAAGCCGTATTCATTCCCGTGTAGGCATTGCGAAAATTTGAGCGGTTATCTAAGTCATATTGGCTGTAAATTATGAATGAAGTGCTTATCAAGTTGCTAGTGAGGTATGCGGTAAAAATGCTGTTAAGCATCGTGATGCTATGCCCGAAAAAGGAGTCTCGGTTGTAGACAGCGTTGTTTGGCTTGTTTGCTGTGGTTGAGGGATTAAAAGAGCTATTGCGGAAGAAATTGAACCGGACATTTTCGCGTGGTTCGCTAATTTCCAGCATGGCATGCACGGCATATGCAGAGAGCGGAAACTCAATGCTGGTGGAGAGCGGTTGCGTAGAACTTTGCGGGAAACCTAAGTCCGTCGGAAAGCGGTTTCTCCTTAGAAAGTCCTCAATACCTTCGTTCCCAACGCGGAAATTTTTGATAGCGTCAAGCAGCGGTTGCTGGTCATAAAAATACTGTGCCGAGACAGTGAAATTCACCATATCGCTCAGCTTTGCGCCTGCTGAAAGATTACCGATGTAGGTGTTGAACATTCCGCCTTGCACGGAGCCAGTAAGGAAATTGCCTTCGGCTTTGCGCGTTACGATGTTGATAACCCCTGAGAGAGCGTCTGCACCATAAACTGCGGACGCAGGGCCATAGACGATTTCAATTTGCTTGGCAAGGTGCACAGGATAATTTTCCATTACAGGAATGATGTCGTTGGTCGGTGAAGAG
The nucleotide sequence above comes from Chloroherpetonaceae bacterium. Encoded proteins:
- the dapB gene encoding 4-hydroxy-tetrahydrodipicolinate reductase, with product MKIILVGNGQMGRAIAAIIAETPQHQILAALSSKDVLQPDMLANADALIDFTNAKAFLQNLPVLLAANRPIVVGTTGWYHHLSEVKAQVEGADGALLYAANFSLGVHLFLRLAKVAASLIAPFPEFDIAISEAHHTRKKDAPSGTALKAAEQVLAALPRKTALRTALLPDTPLQKEELLITSLRVGSVFGEHTLHIDSPADELVIRHTAKSRRGFAEGALQAAEWLQGKRGFFSFEDFLSEKLGF
- a CDS encoding TonB-dependent receptor; the protein is MMKQRPAIVAILLLLLLQRATFAQVDSSLFQGLSLEDLQNLQVVSVTRSAQKSSDAPATVRIVTADQIRLRAYQSLLDVLMDQPDYKIETHNDPRWQHDVQVRGVFGMDKFIILLDGVRISSPTNDIIPVMENYPVHLAKQIEIVYGPASAVYGADALSGVINIVTRKAEGNFLTGSVQGGMFNTYIGNLSAGAKLSDMVNFTVSAQYFYDQQPLLDAIKNFRVGNEGIEDFLRRNRFPTDLGFPQSSTQPLSTSIEFPLSAYAVHAMLEISEPRENVRFNFFRNSSFNPSTTANKPNNAVYNRDSFFGHSITMLNSIFTAYLTSNLISTSFIIYSQYDLDNRSNFRNAYTGMNTAYLFSHGRMSKLEELISWTASNELTLSGGLTYEDFFAIPRGHDLQSPYSGKFDEQPVIVNSIGLPGAPNGVPARIFRLSYRNFGGFVNIQYSPIPSLIFTLGTRLDNDSRFNWIVSPRLGIVFRPSERLTFKALYGQAFLAPSPLSAYDEFGTFFNAGGQTISAFFRLANPNLGPQRIQTFEGSARIGLTSDLSLTLNGYYNLLNGLFSQVAAVPNGLYEGNPATPSPVDGFYPVPGFRFPVGYIESIVNQGNQTNFGGTLQLDYVRNFGEGTRLNLYAALSLIEGEVEVFDPNQGRLTKRQIGGISPVMFRLGGDVVLGKFSISPRLIVTSEQRTHPQQGSAFKPEPDPNNPGQIQTTGSRFRQTIPGYVLLNVTARYEVISGISLVVRALNALNQNYRTVNLGAGPEGLAGSAAVEFPEGAPQHPFRLIGGVQVNF